A section of the Rhipicephalus sanguineus isolate Rsan-2018 chromosome 11, BIME_Rsan_1.4, whole genome shotgun sequence genome encodes:
- the LOC119374969 gene encoding neuroglobin, whose amino-acid sequence MGCTLSKSLSSLVRGGSSGGSRNNKGNGAAEPVGDPPPPPAPDPRHPLTARQIFSITKSWKAIARAMEPTGIEMFVRLFQEKGDLLDLFEKFQALRTKESQRESMELAQHASVVMTTLDEGINALDNLDYFMDYLHNTGRLHFKIKGFKKEYFWHIENPFLAAVSETLGDRYTENIENIYKITIRFILETLVEGFELAEKEAAA is encoded by the exons ATGGGCTGCACACTTAGCAAGAGCCTCTCGTCGCTGGTGCGCGGCGGCAGCTCGGGCGGCAGTCGCAACAACAAGGGCAACGGCGCTGCCGAGCCCGTGGGcgacccgccgccgccgccggcgcccgACCCGCGCCACCCGCTCACCGCCCGGCAGATCTTCAGCATCACCAAATCCTGGAAGGCCATCGCCAGGGCCATGGAGCCCACCGGCATCGAGATGTTCGTCAG ACTGTTCCAGGAGAAGGGGGACCTACTGGACTTGTTCGAGAAGTTCCAGGCGCTCCGCACCAAGGAGTCGCAGCGCGAGAGTATGGAGCTGGCGCAGCACGCCTCCGTGGTCATGACCACGCTCGACGAAGGCATCAACGCGCTAGACAACCTCGACTACTTCATGGACTACCTGCACAACACGGGCAGGCTACACTTCAAGATCAAGGGCTTCAAGAAGGAATACTTCTGG CACATCGAGAACCCATTCTTGGCTGCCGTGTCCGAGACCCTGGGTGATCGGTACACGGAGAACATCGAGAACATCTACAAGATCACCATCCGCTTCATCCTCGAGACACTCGTCGAAGGCTTCGAACTGGCCGAGAAGGAAGCGGCCGCGTAG